The following proteins are encoded in a genomic region of Streptococcus constellatus subsp. constellatus:
- a CDS encoding SAP domain-containing protein, with amino-acid sequence MKDRPDFTTMKTYQEFSHYYWYRTELADICKQLGLEYSGIKTELEEEIKQYFAGNVVQKKVPLKTKKKQGIELTLDTPLLSCGFAFNTRFREFFAQQTGVSSFKFTADMAAAWRKVKAEKDVEFTLRDMLAIYQGQSTYAKYDNTSCQWNQFVKDFCADKNNAAFQQKLKVAAILWQKVKHSTASKVYHQQLVKNYWDDIFMYLKGK; translated from the coding sequence ATGAAAGATAGACCAGATTTTACAACGATGAAAACCTATCAAGAGTTTTCACACTATTATTGGTATCGTACAGAATTAGCAGATATTTGTAAACAATTGGGATTGGAGTATTCAGGTATCAAAACAGAGCTAGAAGAGGAAATCAAACAGTATTTTGCAGGGAATGTTGTTCAGAAGAAAGTTCCTTTAAAAACCAAGAAAAAGCAAGGTATAGAGCTTACTTTAGACACGCCCTTGTTATCCTGTGGTTTTGCCTTTAATACCCGCTTTCGGGAGTTTTTCGCCCAGCAGACAGGTGTTAGTTCATTCAAGTTTACAGCGGACATGGCGGCAGCTTGGCGGAAGGTCAAAGCAGAAAAGGATGTCGAGTTTACACTGCGAGATATGTTAGCAATTTATCAAGGTCAATCAACTTACGCTAAGTATGACAATACCAGCTGTCAATGGAATCAATTTGTCAAAGATTTCTGTGCTGATAAAAATAATGCTGCTTTCCAACAAAAACTTAAAGTTGCAGCTATTCTTTGGCAGAAAGTGAAACATTCAACTGCTTCTAAAGTCTATCACCAGCAGCTAGTAAAGAACTATTGGGATGATATTTTTATGTATCTGAAAGGGAAATAG
- a CDS encoding GAF domain-containing protein, whose product MNQSEKISNYQLLLAQLEALLEGESNALANLSNSSALLNQTLPHSVFTGFYLYDGNELVLGPFQGGVSCVHIALGKGVCGEAAAKRQTVIVEDVTQYGNYISCDSRARSEIVVPMVKDGRLVGVLDLDSHLLGDYDEIDREYLENFVAVLLEKTNWNFEMFGDKA is encoded by the coding sequence ATGAATCAATCAGAAAAAATTTCAAATTATCAATTACTTTTAGCACAGCTTGAAGCATTACTTGAGGGTGAAAGCAATGCTTTAGCTAATCTGTCAAACAGCTCTGCTTTGCTAAATCAAACCTTGCCACATTCCGTTTTTACCGGCTTTTATCTTTATGACGGAAATGAGTTGGTTTTAGGACCTTTTCAAGGTGGTGTATCCTGTGTGCACATTGCGCTAGGAAAAGGAGTCTGCGGAGAAGCTGCCGCCAAACGGCAGACGGTGATCGTTGAAGATGTTACTCAGTATGGTAACTACATTTCTTGTGATAGCAGGGCACGTAGTGAGATTGTGGTGCCTATGGTAAAGGATGGTCGCTTAGTAGGAGTTTTAGATTTGGATTCTCATCTGCTGGGGGACTATGATGAGATTGATCGGGAATATTTAGAAAATTTTGTAGCCGTCTTGCTAGAGAAAACAAATTGGAATTTTGAGATGTTTGGAGACAAAGCCTAA
- the dnaX gene encoding DNA polymerase III subunit gamma/tau, translating to MYQALYRKYRSQTFGQLVGQKVVATTLRQAVEQDKISHAYLFSGPRGTGKTSVAKIFAKAMNCPHRKNGEPCNECYICQAITEGSLEDVIEIDAASNNGVDEIRDIRDKSTYAPSLAKHKVYIIDEVHMLSTGAFNALLKTLEEPTENVVFILATTELHKIPATILSRVQRFEFKSIKTKDIVAHIEWILQQENIGFENDAVQIIARRAEGGMRDALSILDQALSLTQDNQLTTAISEEITGSISLGALDAYVTAVLMHDTSAALENLDVIFDSGKNMARFVTDLLQYLRDLLIVKTGGGNTHTSESFLDNLNTPQERLFDLIEIATRSLAEIKNSLQPKIYTEMMTIRLAEGQEKAELPSNLVSEIETLKDEISQLKGQLVSLQSSSAPSNPVQGTQSAKTSKGYRVDRHKVNAILQEAVENPSLARSNLTKLQNAWGEIIESLAGADKALLVGSQPVAANENHAILAFESSFNAEQTMKRENLNTMFGNLLSNVAGFSPDILAISMTDWTEIRAEFSAKARGENVNPTEETKETIIPEGFAFLAEKISIQED from the coding sequence ATGTATCAAGCTTTATATCGGAAATACAGAAGTCAAACTTTCGGTCAGTTAGTTGGGCAGAAAGTTGTAGCAACAACTTTACGGCAGGCAGTTGAACAGGATAAAATCAGCCATGCTTATCTCTTTTCAGGTCCTAGAGGAACAGGAAAGACCAGCGTAGCCAAGATTTTTGCCAAAGCTATGAATTGCCCTCATCGAAAGAATGGTGAACCTTGTAATGAGTGCTATATTTGTCAAGCTATAACAGAAGGAAGTCTAGAGGATGTTATTGAGATTGATGCGGCTTCCAATAATGGTGTGGATGAAATCCGAGATATTCGAGACAAATCTACTTATGCTCCTAGTCTAGCAAAACATAAAGTTTATATCATTGACGAGGTTCATATGCTCTCAACTGGAGCTTTTAACGCTCTTCTCAAGACTTTGGAAGAACCGACAGAAAACGTGGTCTTTATCTTAGCAACGACAGAATTGCACAAGATACCAGCTACTATTCTGTCACGGGTGCAACGCTTTGAGTTCAAGTCAATTAAGACCAAGGATATTGTTGCTCATATTGAATGGATTTTGCAGCAGGAAAATATTGGATTTGAAAATGATGCGGTGCAGATTATCGCTAGGCGGGCAGAAGGTGGGATGCGGGATGCCTTATCTATCTTGGATCAAGCTCTCAGTCTCACTCAAGACAATCAGCTGACAACAGCTATTTCAGAAGAAATTACTGGCTCTATTAGTCTAGGTGCACTGGATGCTTATGTGACAGCTGTGTTGATGCATGATACATCAGCAGCATTAGAAAACCTTGATGTGATTTTTGATAGTGGCAAAAATATGGCTCGTTTTGTCACTGACCTGTTACAATATCTTAGAGATTTGCTCATTGTTAAAACAGGTGGTGGAAATACGCATACGAGCGAAAGTTTTTTAGACAATCTCAATACACCACAGGAGAGATTGTTCGACTTGATTGAGATTGCAACGAGAAGTCTTGCGGAAATTAAGAATAGCTTGCAACCCAAGATTTACACAGAAATGATGACCATTCGACTGGCAGAAGGGCAAGAAAAAGCAGAATTACCATCCAATCTAGTAAGCGAGATAGAAACACTAAAAGATGAAATTAGCCAGCTTAAGGGTCAATTGGTAAGTTTACAGTCAAGTTCTGCACCTAGCAATCCGGTACAGGGAACACAATCAGCCAAAACAAGCAAAGGATACCGAGTAGATCGTCATAAAGTAAATGCGATTCTGCAAGAGGCAGTTGAAAATCCTAGTCTGGCTCGGAGTAATTTAACTAAGTTGCAAAATGCTTGGGGAGAAATTATTGAAAGTTTAGCTGGTGCAGATAAGGCACTTTTAGTTGGTTCGCAACCTGTTGCGGCTAATGAAAACCATGCAATTCTTGCATTTGAGTCGAGCTTTAATGCAGAACAAACCATGAAACGGGAAAATCTCAATACAATGTTTGGGAATTTACTCAGCAATGTGGCTGGATTTTCTCCGGATATCTTAGCTATTTCGATGACCGACTGGACAGAGATTCGGGCTGAATTTTCCGCTAAGGCGCGTGGAGAAAATGTCAATCCAACAGAAGAGACAAAGGAAACCATCATTCCAGAAGGTTTTGCTTTCTTAGCAGAAAAAATTAGCATTCAAGAGGACTGA